From a region of the Branchiostoma floridae strain S238N-H82 chromosome 13, Bfl_VNyyK, whole genome shotgun sequence genome:
- the LOC118429125 gene encoding nmrA-like family domain-containing protein 1, which produces MAKVITVFGATGVQGGWVASALLQDSDFKVRIVTRSASSDKAKALQERGAEVVEASFDDPDSLKRALQGAHGTFVMSTQDFTKTKDFYQLEVKQGKAVADAAKAAGVQHVVFSSLDAVQKTMGFSCLHFDSKAEIEEYMKSIGLPVTIVKFPAYYDNYLSLRLVTKLEDGTYEIGYAMEGAAMHGVSVTDAGFAVRAIFKNRDEWLGRTVGFSGDKLTIQQHADILSKHLAPNVFKPTQMTSDAFSQLPFPGAKDLGDMFKFYRLGNPDFDAELTRQLYPGTRSLDQWVADNKEAMLNALGSM; this is translated from the exons ATGGCGAAAGTTATCACTGTTTTCGGAGCGACAG GGGTACAGGGAGGTTGGGTGGCCAGTGCCCTTCTGCAGGACTCTGATTTCAAAGTCCGGATAGTGACGAGGAGCGCCTCTAGTGACAAGGCCAAGGCACTGCAGGAGAGAGGTGCTGAGGTCGTTGAGGCCAGTTTTGACGATCCCGACTCACTGAAGCGGGCACTGCAG GGCGCCCACGGAACGTTCGTGATGTCAACCCAGGATTTCACCAAAACTAAAGACTTTTATCAACTTGAAGTCAAGCAG GGTAAAGCGGTAGCGGATGCAGCAAAGGCTGCCGGTGTACAACACGTGGTGTTCAGCAGCCTGGATGCCGTCCAGAAGACCATGGGTTTCTCCTGTCTACACTTCGACTCTAAAGCAGAGATCGAGGAGTACATGAAGTCTATCGGACTGCCAGTTACCATCGTCAAGTTTCCCGCCTACTATGACAACTACCTCTCCCTCCGGCTGGTCACAAAACTGGAGGATGGGACGTATGAAATAG GATACGCGATGGAAGGCGCCGCCATGCACGGTGTCAGTGTTACCGACGCAGGTTTTGCGGTCAGGGCGATCTTCAAGAACAGGGACGAGTGGCTGGGCCGGACTGTCGGGTTCAGCGGAGACAAACTCACCATCCAGCAACACGCAGACATTCTCTCCAAACACCTGGCGCCGAACGTGTTCAAACCGACTCAG ATGACATCGGACGCGTTCAGCCAACTGCCCTTCCCGGGAGCGAAGGACCTCGGGGACATGTTCAAGTTCTACCGCCTGGGCAACCCGGACTTTGACGCGGAACTGACCCGACAGCTGTACCCGGGCACCAGGAGCCTGGACCAGTGGGTGGCGGACAACAAAGAGGCGATGTTGAACGCATTAGGCAGCATGTAG
- the LOC118428550 gene encoding HHIP-like protein 1 → MSFKVGLSSHISVALFVCLATIHLTCAAEECPVSTERLAVQNQYPGCVCLQEFASDLRSPVAMLQPDDGTGRFYIVEQLGVVRVADRYGRLRREPLLDLRRRVLTSDKAGDERGLLGMALHPRFNENGYLYVYYTTEAGDTMKAVGEPRTVVSRLNVSTDDENKLKEKVDPRYEKVLLEIEQPTDRNNGGQLLFGPDGFLYITVGDGGAGGDTAGDRSSLLGKILRIDVDGAGPERPYGIPADNPFVSKDLWPDARPEVFALGFRNPWRCSLDPVDDGEHNSQLVTRKPPHKLPSEQSERMDQIIVDLRVEFPKTSNFSCKLRLKWSGHLAVVFSGDGRGRIYCGDVGDSGYEEINIISKGGDHGWPDREGHTCQNPTPGSCAGGGFPISHLKFECNEIHMWPSSPDDIPPIDVYARTQGERIAVIGGVMYRGCGVPDVRGLYLYADYLGLMNKELFYLDEQPNGSWMNGSICVLDNRECVTDLQPSVKIEDHFILAFGQDFDGEVYLLTTTSPVVSQRTGRIFRLVDPRSAASSVAVIPVVFLLSLALLAIRMGYAV, encoded by the exons ATGTCCTTCAAAGTTGGTCTCTCCTCGCACATATCTGTGGCGTTGTTCGTGTGTCTTGCAACCATCCACTTGACATGTGCAGCGGAGGAATGCCCCGTGTCTACAGAAAGACTGGCAGTACAAAACCAGTACCCGGGATGTGTGTGTCTTCAGGAGTTTGCCAGCGACCTGCGGAGCCCAGTGGCCATGCTGCAACCGGACGACGGCACCGGACGATTTTACATCGTGGAGCAGCTCGGAGTGGTACGGGTCGCAGACAGGTACGGGCGGCTGCGGAGAGAGCCGCTCCTGGACTTGAGAAGGAGGGTGCTGACTTCGGACAAAGCCGGGGATGAACGGGGGTTACTCGGCATGGCGCTTCACCCCAGGTTCAACGAGAACGGATACCTGTATGTCTATTACACCACTGAGGCAGGGGACACCATGAAGGCAGTGGGAGAACCAAGGACCGTGGTGTCCAGGCTTAACGTCTCCACTGACGACGAGAACAAACTGAAGGAGAAG GTTGACCCTCGTTACGAGAAAGTCCTTCTGGAGATCGAGCAGCCCACAGACCGGAACAACGGCGGGCAGCTGCTGTTCGGGCCGGACGGGTTCCTGTACATCACCGTTGGGGACGGGGGAGCGGGAGGCGACACCGCGGGagacag GTCCTCCCTCCTGGGTAAGATCCTGCGGATTGACGTGGACGGGGCGGGCCCGGAGCGTCCGTACGGGATCCCTGCAGACAACCCGTTTGTTTCCAAAGACCTGTGGCCGGACGCCAGGCCTGAGGTGTTCGCCTTGGGCTTCAGGAACCCCTGGAGATGTTCACTGGACCCTGTAGACGACGGAG AACATAACTCCCAACTTGTGACGCGAAAACCACCGCATAAACTACCGAGTGAGCAAAGCGAAAGAATGGATCAAATCATCGTAGATTTGAGAGTGGAATTTCCAAAAACTTCTAACTTCAGCTGTAAGTTAAGATTAAAGTGGAGCGGTCATCTTGCTGTTGTTTTCTCAGGGGACGGTAGAGGGCGCATCTACTGTGGAGACGTGGGAGACTCGGGCTACGAGGAGATCAACATCATCAGTAAGGGTGGGGACCACGGCTGGCCCGACAGGGAGGGGCATACATGCCAAAACCCCACGCCTGGCAGCTGTGCTGGCG gagGATTCCCTATATCCCATTTGAAATTCGAATGTAACGAAATTCACATGTGGCCTTCCTCTCCAGACGACATCCCTCCCATAGACGTGTACGCCCGCACGCAGGGAGAGAGGATCGCCGTGATCGGCGGGGTGATGTACCGGGGATGCGGCGTGCCTGACGTCAGGGGGCTGTACCTGTACGCCGACTATCTGGG GCTGATGAATAAGGAGCTGTTCTACCTGGATGAGCAGCCTAACGGTTCGTGGATGAACGGGTCCATCTGTGTGCTGGACAACAGAGAGTGCGTGACGGACCTCCAGCCGTCAGTCAAGATTGAGGATCACTTCATCCTGGCCTTCGGACAGGATTTCGATG GTGAGGTATACCTGCTGACCACCACCAGTCCAGTCGTGTCTCAGCGCACAGGGCGGATCTTCAGACTCGTGGACCCCCGCTCTGCAGCCAGTTCTGTGGCCGTGATACCCGTGGTCTTCTTACTGTCGCTCGCATTGCTGGCTATCAGAATGGGCTATGCTGTATAG